From Nematostella vectensis chromosome 14, jaNemVect1.1, whole genome shotgun sequence, a single genomic window includes:
- the LOC5513882 gene encoding protein TFG: protein MNYTPENFTLSGSGASNYSFANPQVDLSGKLIIKAQLGDDIRRIPIHNEDLTYDELLLMMQRVFRGKLNSSDDVLIKYKDEDGDLVTIFDSSDLSFAKSMSRILRLTLFVNGIPRPPEHSMVQEYRRELTHIRDRVVYLLDKLNTYDDPAQGSDMGRSPADDKAAKPKGTPQRGAASDARASSDQSAKQTATPTPPPVNTAMFDPLAGQPPQQSHSEPGQVQSNQATQHNNQPTQAYPPRAGSTSQQTQPQSMQGPSQQPSVQQSQQYNGQQYPQAQSYAPSATSQTQTSYNSQSYPVSGAYSQPSSVGYSTYGQSTAPSSSQGYSQGGPPSTQATYTTTPYQSMQQPQLQQQQQQPSNYQSYQAIKMPTQPSYDQYASGQYYSQGYPPS, encoded by the exons ATGAATTACACCCCAGAGAACTTCACTCTGAGCGGGAGTGGAGCTTCAAACTACAGCTTTGCCAATCCGCAAGTTGATTTGAGCGGTAAATTAATCATCAAAGCCCAACTAGGGGATGACATCCGAAGAATTCCCATCCACAACGAAGACCTGACATACGACGAGCTACTTCTGATGATGCAGAGAGTTTTTCGCGGTAAACTAAACAGCTCCGACGATGTGTTGATAAAGTATAAAGATGAAG ATGGTGATTTGGTTACAATATTCGATAGTTCAGATCTTTCCTTTGCCAAGTCTATGAGCCGTATTCTCAGACTGACTCTGTTTG TTAATGGCATCCCGAGACCCCCTGAGCACTCAATGGTACAGGAGTATCGGCGAGAGCTGACGCACATTAGGGACCGTGTGGTATATCTCCTTGATAAGCTCAATACATATGACGACCCAGCGCAAGGTAGTGACATGGGGAGAAGTCCTGCTGATGACAAGGCGGCAAAACCTAAAG GTACCCCACAACGTGGTGCTGCTAGTGATGCTAGGGCCAGTAGTGACCAGAGTGCTAAACAGACTGCGACACCCACCCCTCCTCCAGTAAATACTGCCATGTTTGACCCGCTGGCAGGACAACCGCCTCAACAAAGTCATTCTGAACCAG GACAAGTTCAGAGCAATCAGGCAACCCAACATAACAATCAGCCAACCCAAGCTTACCCCCCAAGGGCAGGCTCAACCAGTCAGCAGACACAACCTCAGTCTATGCAGGGCCCTTCCCAGCAGCCTTCAGTACAGCAGAGCCAGCAATATAATGGTCAGCAGTACCCCCAGGCACAGTCTTATGCACCTTCCGCAACCTCTCAAACACAG ACAAGTTATAATAGCCAGAGCTACCCAGTATCTGGTGCCTACAGCCAACCGTCATCTGTGGGGTACTCCACATATGGACAGAGTACGGCACCATCTAGCAGCCAGGGATACAGCCAGGGGGGGCCACCCTCCACTCAGGCGACATACACCACCACGCCCTACCAGAGTATGCAGCAGCCTCAActacagcagcaacaacagcagccATCCAATTACCAGAGTTATCAAGCCATCAAGATGCCGACACAGCCCTCCTATGATCAATATGCCAGCGGGCAGTACTATAGCCAAGGTTATCCCCCCAGCTAA
- the LOC5513914 gene encoding tRNA (cytosine(34)-C(5))-methyltransferase, mitochondrial: MLYQISTLSSLNCRIFTKYHVFMRPWYRYTSQRVRIKAKGRQDASYTRFNAFYNKLFGHEWPKLSSALMQSKQNCAVLNKFTDTQKSIDNFNLLGHRELDLGTISWADKGNGADSIKLSLPSLDGKYHKGFLSSFLLSNPRVFPEPPVMPNGLLGYYLLDAASLLPVICLDVGPDSTVLDMCASPGGKTVAMMQLLSERGGLVANEPTQSRRRKLRKVIQEYIPEGQTNITIRGMDGTKFGGLEPCSYDRILVDAPCSTDRHCLRSGFQTDSWSEKKSQKFSQLQNKLVMSALGSLTSDGRVVYSTCTMSPYENDGVIQGVLENFRHGGKSINIERISEEQIAAWGEMFDIRRTEHGFIVLPSVEKNWGPLYTSSLVLKS; the protein is encoded by the exons ATGCTTTACCAGATTTCTACACTTTCATCACTAAATTGTCgtatttttacaaaatatcaTGTGTTTATGCGGCCTTGGTATAGGTACACCTCTCAAAGGGTCCGAATTAAG GCCAAAGGAAGGCAAGACGCATCTTATACACGATTCAACGCTTTCTACAACAAACTTTTCGGCCATGAATGGCCAAAGTTATCCAGTGCTCTTATGcaatcaaaacaaaactgTGCCGTGCTGAACAAGTTCACAGATACTCAAAAATCCATTGACAACTTTAATCTTCTCGGTCACAGAGAACTAGATCTCGGAACGATCAGCTGGGCTGATAAGGGAAATGGAGCGGATTCAATCAAACTAAGCTTGCCCTCTTTAGATGGAAAATATCATAAAGGATTCCTAAGTTCTTTTCTTTTGAGTAATCCCAGGGTATTTCCAGAACCTCCAGTTATGCCAAATGGTCTTCTTGGTTATTATTTACTGGACGCTGCATCTCTTTTACCAGTTATTTGCCTTGATGTAGGCCCTGACAGCACTGTGCTTGACATGTGTGCATCCCCAGGGGGTAAAACGGTGGCAATGATGCAGCTACTGTCAGAAAGAGGAGGTCTGGTTGCCAATGAGCCAACTCAGTCCAGGAGAAGAAAGCTAAGGAAG GTAATACAAGAGTACATCCCTGAAGGCCAGACAAACATAACTATCCGGGGGATGGATGGCACAAAGTTTGGGGGATTAGAGCCGTGTTCATATGATCGCATACTTGTAGATGCCCCATGTTCTACCGACAGGCACTGCCTAAGGTCAGGCTTCCAGACTGATAGCTGGTCTGAGAAGAAATCTCAGAAGTTTTCCCAGCTTCAAAATAAGCTTGTGATGTCTGCTTTGGGAAGTTTGACCTCTGATGGAAGAGTTGTTTACTCCACATGCACAATGTCACCTTACGAAAATGATGGAGTCATTCAAGGTGTCCTTGAAAACTTTAGACATGGTGGTAAAAGTATAAACATTGAAAGAATATCTGAAGAGCAGATTGCTGCTTGGGGAGAAATGTTTGACATCCGAAGGACAGAACATGGGTTTATAGTTTTGCCCTCGGTTGAGAAAAACTGGGGACCCCTATACACTAGTAGCCTTGTTCTAAagtcataa
- the LOC5513881 gene encoding transient receptor potential cation channel subfamily M member 7 isoform X4, producing the protein MTDLVDIVEHRKLLMKIETAFPEADDDKKLELYREVLQCVCNKQYITIFRVDEEGVDIDRAILRALLKAQHASAADQLSLALVWNRVDIAKSEIFVEGQKWEVEDLNSAMMDALLNNRVEFVKLLLENGVSMGQFLTPERLLALYRGRAKSSYSFQQMIGEDKIRNGFSLEDVNNLIGRMLGGVYTGCSGQTSSLMTGLDVTSHLGMFINERPKFMAEHCDYPFNELLIWAVLCKMQKMALFLWERGEHALAKALLASRIYMEMAERISHDEMKTDVLAKVECNVSEFKQVALDLLNECFHANERAAQKLLTYHLDIYCGHTCLTLAVATEHKEFVAHTCCQGLLTEIWMGAMRSANMRSMKILLGILVPPFIFNVEFKTRKELSQLPVTIVEHMQELGADSESEEDEFASPWKRRQSKKSLSTFDRERLESTAPSRPTSPSSPRSDIDHETKSRRLGLGRRILEFYRAPITKFWANVIAYFMFLILFSFVVLVKQPSNPYISEIVLIVFVFTLCTEEIRQIFQSDSSASDNRFKAWASSKWNICDGVAVVLFFVGLGLRLNSSTFNAGHIIYCLDIMLWIIRLLDIFSVSQHLGPYVVMIGRMTVDMIYFLLIMVIFLLAYGVAQQAILFPNQPPSWAIISHIFFRPYFQIYGELFITDPIQLDNRTTAFSTPAFDAYSGTITTCILAFYILVANILLLNLLIAIFNNTFSDVQANSNQIWKFRRFELVMEYVERPVLVPPLIFFNHVIEMFVGISQMIRSARKGSKSRADHRLKLFLNKEELQKLMMFEEHCMYMFLHHKDTLFNATSEERVRLMGNRIESVISQLEELDKDSFTRDTTAAKTMSAMDSRLNRLEKNTKAILKMLSTLHDVSPEHYGAPRGDSSDEEGGPGDVSMSSSILSHFSRKQSAKSASGSTSAASDDQSPRQSKGARHFRGLPSVDEKEDIEDTFIPSPPKPTSQQSADHLISLSTSKPRFYPMSEVERFEVPDDHVDWKVAFPGYNPPHPDISSHPAEDVLLLRFNEIDGFVDRRSHMGTYDVINGLPRNPRGRTGFSGRGAFAHWGPNHTATFVITRLKLNPSDGHIVEENDQVVWEFLAVKEADETSWRLPEGEMKVTDYIPEQIIEDLLSLAKESILELSNGSLNLHETLQHLCETCGQRVKLYSGYVDDPRNTDNAWLETNVVHFHDEFREGLGRLHQRLPHDDSKSLTWMKLTHQANISAYHLNLLQKVSQQNDVFF; encoded by the exons ATAACCATCTTTCGGGTTGACGAAGAAGGAGTAGACATTGACAGAGCAATCCTTCGCGCACTCCTCAAAG CTCAGCATGCTTCTGCCGCTGACCAGTTGAGTCTTGCACTTGTTTGGAACCGCGTTGACATCGCAAAGTCAGAAATCTTTGTCGAAGGACAGAAGTGGGAG GTAGAGGATTTAAATAGTGCAATGATGGACGCCCTTCTCAACAACAGAGTCGAGTTCGTCAAACTTCTCCTTGAGAACGGTGTGAGCATGGGGCAGTTCCTTACTCCCGAGCGACTCTTGGCGTTATACAGAGGG aGGGCAAAATCCAGTTACTCTTTCCAGCAAATGATTGGTGAAGACAAA ATAAGAAACGGGTTCTCGCTAGAGGATGTGAACAATCTCATCGGAAGAATGCTTGGAGGCGTTTATACAGGATGCAGTGGGCAAACGTCTTCACTAATGACG GGCCTGGATGTGACAAGTCACCTCGGAATGTTCATCAACGAGAGACCAAAGTTCATGGCCGAGCACTGCGACTATCCCTTCAACGAGCTGCTCATATGGGCGGTGCTGTGCAAGATGCAGAAGATGGCGCTGTTTCTATGGGAACGAGGGGAGCACGCCCTTGCTAAGGCTCTGCTGGCGTCGCGCATCTACATGGAGATGGCCGAGAGGATCTCACATGACGAGATGAAGACGGATGTGTTGGCCAAGGTGGAGTGCAACGTCAG CGAGTTCAAGCAAGTTGCGCTGGACCTCTTGAATGAATGTTTCCATGCCAACGAGCGTGCTGCTCAAAAGCTGCTGACCTATCACCTGGACATCTACTGCGGGCACACATGCCTGACGCTAGCAGTGGCCACGGAGCACAAAGAGTTCGTCGCACACACCTGTTGCCAGGGGTTACTGACCGAGATCTGGATGGGAGCGATGCGTAGCGCCAACATGCGATCAATGAAG ATTCTGCTCGGAATCCTGGTCCCCCCATTTATCTTCAATGTAGAGTTCAAGACACGAAAGGAGCTATCACAGCTCCCCGTAACCATCGTGGAGCACATGCAGGAGCTTGGAGCGGATAGCGAGTCGGAGGAGGACGAGTTCGCTTCACCTTGGAAGAGAAGGCAGAGTAAGAAGAGTCTGAG TACTTTCGACCGAGAAAGATTGGAGTCCACGGCCCCGAGCCGACCTACAAGTCCGTCCAGTCCTCGCTCGGATATTGATCACGAGACAAAAAGCCGGAGATTGGGGCTGGGTCGGAGAATTCTGGAGTTCTATCGTGCTCCCATCACAAAGTTCTGGGCAAATGTG ATTGCTTACTTCATGTTCCTGATACTGTTCAGCTTTGTGGTTCTCGTCAAGCAGCCGAGTAATCCATACATCTCAGAGATCGTACTCATCGTCTTCGTGTTCACCCTCTGTACCGAGGAAATTCGGCAG ATCTTTCAGTCAGACTCATCCGCTTCTGACAACAGATTCAAGGCGTGGGCCTCCAGCAAATGGAACATCTGTGACGGGGTCGCTGTGGTTCTTTTCTTTGTGGGCCTGGGACTGAGGCTTAACTCTTCTACCTTCAATGCTGGCCATATCATCTACTGCCTCGACATCATGCTGTGGATTATTCGGCTGCTGGATATTTTCTCAGTGAGCCAACATCTCGGTCCGTATGTCGTCATGATTGGCCGAATG ACGGTGGATATGATTTACTTCCTCCTCATTATGGTCATCTTCTTGCTGGCGTACGGCGTGGCTCAGCAGGCGATACTGTTCCCGAACCAGCCCCCATCATGGGCCATTATCTCGCATATCTTCTTCAGACCTTACTTCCAGATCTACGGCGAGCTTTTTATCACTGACCCCATTCAGC TTGATAATCGCACTACAGCGTTCAGTACGCCCGCGTTCGATGCGTACAGCGGTACCATCACCACGTGCATCTTGGCATTCTACATCCTTGTCGCCAACATTCTTTTGCTGAACCTACTCATCGCTATCTTCAA CAACACGTTCTCTGATGTACAGGCGAACTCTAATCAGATCTGGAAGTTCCGTCGCTTTGAGCTCGTCATGGAATACGTGGAGAGACCTGTTCTCGTCCCGCCTCTGATCTTCTTCAATCACGTGATCGAGATGTTTGTTGGTATCTCGCAGATGATCCGGTCTGCTCGAAAAGGATCGAAGTCCAGGGCCGACCACAGACTGA AGCTGTTTCTTAACAAAGAGGAACTTCAGAAGCTAATGATGTTTGAGGAGCACTGCATGTATATGTTCTTACACCACAAGGATACCTTGTTCAACGCCACCTCGGAGGAACGCGTGCGCCTCATGGGAAACAG AATTGAGAGTGTGATCTCGCAGCTGGAAGAGCTTGATAAGGACTCGTTTACGCGCGATACCACGGCAGCCAAGACGATGAGCGCGATGGACTCGCGACTCAACCGCCTCGAAAAGAACACCAAAGCCATCCTGAAGATGTTGTCCACACTGCATGACGTTAGCCCGGAGCACTATGGAGCCCCACGCGGGGACTCGTCGGACGAAGAAGGGGGACCGGGAGACG TTTCGATGAGTTCTTCCATTCTGAGTCACTTCTCGAGGAAGCAATCAGCTAAATCAGCCAGTGGAAGCACTTCCGCTGCTTCAGATGACCAAAGCCCAAGACAGAGTAAAGGGGCCAGGCACTTCCGTGGACTTCCCTCTGTTGATGAGAAAGAGGATATCGAAG ATACCTTTATCCCTTCTCCACCGAAACCCACTTCGCAACAGTCCGCTGACCACCTTATTTCGTTATCCACCTCTAAACCGAGATTTTACCCAATGAGTGAAGTAGAACGGTTTGAAGTCCCGGATGATCACGTGGACTGGAAG GTCGCCTTTCCAGGTTACAATCCCCCTCATCCCGACATATCCAG CCATCCAGCCGAGGACGTCCTTCTGCTTCGATTCAATGAGATTGATGGGTTCGTCGACCGGCGCAGTCACATGGGcacctatgacgtcattaacgGGTTACCAAG gAATCCGCGAGGTCGTACTGGGTTTTCTGGCAGGGGGGCCTTTGCACACTGGGGGCCGAATCACACCGCAACGTTTGTCATCACTCG CTTGAAACTTAATCCCAGCGACGGACATATCGTCGAGGAGAACGACCAAGTTGTTTGGGAGTTTCTCGCGGTCAAGGAGGCAGACGAAACTTCATGGCGACTACCTGAG GGAGAGATGAAAGTAACAGACTACATACCAGAGCAAATCATCGAAGACCTCTTGTCCTTGGCAAAAGAATCCATTCTGGAACTCAGCAACGGGTCTCTTAACCTGCACGAAACCCTCCAGCACTTATGCGAGACGTGTGGACAGAGGGTTAAG TTGTACAGCGGTTACGTCGATGACCCACGAAACACGGACAATGCCTGGCTTGAGACAAACGTGGTCCACTTCCATGATGAATTCAGGGAAGGACTGGGGAGACTACATCAAAGG CTTCCACATGATGACAGTAAAAGTCTCACGTGGATGAAGCTGACCCACCAGGCCAACATATCAGCCTACCATCTGAATCTATTGCAGAAAGTTTCACAGCAGAACGACGTGTTCTTCTAA